One Bdellovibrio bacteriovorus str. Tiberius DNA segment encodes these proteins:
- the flgF gene encoding flagellar basal-body rod protein FlgF produces MAIKGVYTALSGAMAQSTKLDTIANNLANVNTPAFKRDQQLFQEYLTANEKMPETTQIPRDVAAIESFYNMQGGDKSYVDTKGTFTDFSQGGLKPTGNSLDVAIDGKGFFEIATPGGVKLTRSGNFTLDGNGQLVTKEGYPVLRQGEAGSDPAGRVIRFTGNGAVAIADNGDVYEGTENLGKLSLVNVNNPDSLQKTGSSLYTFKPNIAPDMQNIANPSLKQGFLETSNVNIVQEMTDMISTNRVFESTQKAISAYDQMADKMINVVGKTN; encoded by the coding sequence ATGGCGATAAAAGGGGTCTACACAGCACTCAGTGGGGCGATGGCTCAAAGTACAAAGCTGGATACAATCGCCAATAATTTGGCGAACGTGAACACACCTGCGTTCAAACGTGACCAGCAGCTCTTCCAGGAATATCTGACGGCCAACGAAAAGATGCCAGAGACCACGCAGATCCCGCGCGATGTGGCGGCGATTGAAAGCTTCTATAACATGCAAGGCGGCGACAAGTCGTATGTCGACACCAAAGGTACTTTCACTGACTTTTCTCAAGGTGGTTTGAAACCGACAGGCAACAGTCTGGATGTGGCTATTGATGGCAAAGGTTTCTTTGAAATCGCCACTCCGGGCGGCGTGAAGCTGACTCGTTCCGGTAATTTTACATTGGATGGCAACGGACAGCTGGTTACCAAAGAAGGTTATCCTGTTCTTCGTCAGGGTGAAGCCGGTTCCGATCCTGCCGGCCGGGTGATTCGTTTCACGGGCAATGGTGCTGTGGCTATCGCCGATAATGGCGATGTGTACGAAGGCACTGAAAATCTGGGCAAACTGTCATTGGTGAACGTAAACAATCCCGATTCACTGCAAAAGACCGGCAGCTCTCTTTATACATTCAAACCCAATATCGCTCCAGACATGCAGAATATTGCAAACCCAAGTTTGAAACAGGGGTTCCTGGAAACTTCGAACGTCAACATCGTTCAGGAGATGACAGACATGATTTCCACCAATCGTGTCTTTGAAAGCACACAAAAGGCCATCAGTGCTTACGATCAGATGGCCGACAAAATGATCAATGTGGTGGGAAAAACAAATTAG
- the flgG gene encoding flagellar basal-body rod protein FlgG: MLKSLNTAATGMAAQQTNMDVIANNIANVSTAGFKRSRAEFEDLMYQTQKEPGTASGLNAYSPNGVQVGLGVRTAGVQKDFAGGQAQITKNPLDLQIEGSGFFQVLTADGETAYTRDGAFKKDPNGRLVDKNGNALQPEITVPANVSGIEVAPTGEVRVITGLNDVPQTIGQIDVVNFVNPAGLKAMGKNLFTQTPSSGQAIASRPGLNGTGYLAQGQLESSNVNIVDEMVNMITAQRAMETNSKVMQASDQMLQAINNLR; the protein is encoded by the coding sequence ATGCTTAAGAGTTTGAACACAGCAGCTACAGGGATGGCGGCACAACAGACCAACATGGATGTTATCGCCAATAATATCGCCAACGTTTCGACGGCTGGCTTTAAAAGATCCCGCGCTGAGTTTGAAGACCTCATGTACCAGACCCAAAAGGAGCCAGGGACGGCTTCGGGTTTGAATGCTTATTCCCCGAATGGGGTTCAGGTCGGTTTGGGTGTGCGTACGGCGGGCGTGCAAAAGGATTTTGCCGGCGGCCAGGCGCAGATCACCAAGAATCCTCTGGATCTGCAAATTGAAGGTTCCGGTTTCTTCCAGGTGCTGACGGCGGATGGTGAAACAGCCTATACCCGTGACGGCGCCTTCAAAAAAGATCCTAACGGACGTTTGGTCGACAAAAACGGAAATGCCCTGCAGCCGGAAATCACCGTGCCGGCCAACGTTTCCGGTATCGAGGTGGCACCCACAGGCGAAGTGCGTGTGATCACGGGTCTGAATGATGTACCTCAGACGATTGGTCAAATTGATGTGGTGAACTTTGTGAATCCGGCGGGCTTGAAAGCCATGGGTAAGAATCTGTTCACGCAGACTCCGTCCAGCGGTCAGGCGATTGCCTCCCGTCCGGGTCTGAATGGCACAGGCTATCTTGCACAAGGGCAGCTGGAATCCAGCAACGTGAACATTGTGGATGAGATGGTCAATATGATCACTGCCCAGCGTGCGATGGAAACCAACTCCAAAGTGATGCAGGCGTCCGATCAGATGCTTCAAGCCATTAACAATCTGAGATAA
- the flgA gene encoding flagellar basal body P-ring formation chaperone FlgA yields MKKIFLLAFLVSLQAFARPEISIPSSVEISQRELLRLGDIATVTGGTEELVNALDAVVLREDCRELLLSQHLNSSEILVKMRAALNSQENLRRLNPQFKVPSQVQVTFAATPVSRQEVERKVHNILKARCNECEYQISIQSTPRPASKLWDLDFTQLSAKGGFLLPLRDGDQRQIKWISGTIRVSKLTPVTTRLILQGERVQADDLRMSMTDVTFAKDGSLRMEDIQGQMAARSLPVGSTVWASDLKREPAAKKGQIVKALLGDDSFEISVNMMAEDSGFVGDLIKVKNLETQKVLSGLVTEKGVVKLQ; encoded by the coding sequence ATGAAGAAGATTTTCTTGCTCGCATTTCTGGTAAGTCTTCAGGCCTTCGCAAGGCCTGAGATCTCTATTCCTTCCAGTGTGGAGATTTCTCAGCGTGAGCTTTTGCGTCTGGGTGACATTGCGACCGTCACGGGCGGCACCGAAGAGCTGGTGAATGCTCTGGATGCTGTGGTTCTGCGCGAGGACTGCCGGGAATTGTTGTTAAGCCAGCATTTGAATTCCAGCGAAATTCTGGTGAAGATGCGTGCGGCATTGAACAGTCAGGAAAATCTGCGTCGTCTGAATCCTCAATTCAAGGTGCCTTCCCAGGTGCAGGTGACTTTTGCTGCCACGCCGGTGTCGCGCCAGGAAGTTGAGAGAAAAGTTCATAATATTCTAAAAGCGCGCTGCAATGAGTGTGAATATCAGATCAGCATCCAAAGCACGCCACGTCCGGCGTCAAAGCTGTGGGATCTTGATTTCACTCAGCTTTCCGCCAAGGGCGGCTTTTTACTGCCACTTCGCGATGGCGATCAGCGCCAGATCAAATGGATTTCCGGCACAATTCGCGTTTCAAAATTAACCCCTGTAACGACCCGTTTGATCTTACAAGGAGAGAGAGTTCAAGCAGATGACCTGCGCATGTCCATGACGGACGTGACTTTTGCCAAGGATGGCAGTTTGCGCATGGAGGATATCCAGGGTCAGATGGCAGCTCGCTCACTTCCCGTTGGAAGCACCGTATGGGCTTCTGATCTCAAACGTGAACCGGCAGCTAAGAAGGGACAGATCGTTAAAGCTTTGCTTGGCGATGACAGTTTCGAGATCTCCGTCAACATGATGGCGGAGGACAGTGGCTTTGTTGGGGATCTTATCAAGGTAAAAAATCTGGAAACCCAAAAAGTTCTGTCCGGTCTGGTCACTGAAAAAGGTGTGGTGAAGTTGCAATGA
- a CDS encoding flagellar basal body L-ring protein FlgH, with translation MMKMISSFSVLVLMVFTAGCATMQDFMASLDGPKEAPALKDINTAPRYSDNQNMGVPTDRQYKRMTKNRMEEESDLGANAGSTWVMEGQGAYLFAQNKMRKEGDLLNVTLDGPAKKQVDTKVSVIKKLLKQLEEQQQQQLNNSLAQNGDEASRAPASVEAKKPEPAKVEEKDDGAADVANIPTRIVEKMADGNYRIKGQQPFMIGKREYKVIVTGLIRPEDFNDAGINSDKLLDPQYDVVSLRKTKSNE, from the coding sequence ATGATGAAGATGATTTCTTCTTTCTCAGTTTTGGTTTTGATGGTGTTCACTGCAGGTTGCGCAACCATGCAGGATTTCATGGCGTCTTTGGACGGCCCGAAAGAGGCACCGGCGCTGAAGGATATCAACACGGCGCCAAGATATTCTGACAACCAGAACATGGGTGTGCCGACGGATCGTCAGTACAAACGCATGACGAAAAACCGCATGGAAGAAGAATCCGACCTGGGCGCCAATGCCGGTTCCACATGGGTGATGGAAGGCCAGGGGGCTTATCTGTTTGCGCAAAATAAAATGCGCAAAGAAGGTGACCTGTTGAATGTGACTTTGGATGGCCCGGCCAAAAAACAGGTCGACACCAAGGTGTCTGTGATCAAAAAACTTTTGAAGCAGCTTGAAGAGCAGCAGCAACAGCAGCTAAACAACTCTTTGGCGCAAAATGGGGATGAGGCATCCCGTGCTCCGGCGTCAGTTGAAGCCAAAAAGCCGGAACCTGCGAAGGTGGAAGAAAAGGATGACGGGGCCGCCGATGTGGCGAACATCCCAACCCGTATCGTTGAAAAAATGGCCGATGGCAACTATCGCATCAAAGGTCAGCAGCCGTTCATGATCGGCAAGCGTGAATACAAAGTCATCGTGACGGGTTTGATCCGTCCGGAGGATTTTAATGATGCGGGCATCAACTCGGATAAACTTCTGGATCCACAGTACGATGTGGTTTCTTTAAGAAAGACAAAGAGCAATGAATAA
- a CDS encoding flagellar basal body P-ring protein FlgI translates to MNKITNFLILSAVLFFSLIESANAARLKDIASIRGVRENQLIGYGIVVGLKGTGDGKNEFMSKSMVRMLDKLGMKLDNVDFSSKNVAAVIVTATMPAFGKAGNPIDITVSAIGEASSLQGGTLLQTPLRAANEQVFAVAQGSIVIGGDGKDSHTTAGRIPNGATIERDMTADFSSRKMYRLTLINPDFTTAARSILTINKELGGHYASAKDSGTIDIITPFAYENRGVELLATIESIEINPDMKARVVVNEKTGTIVIGDKVKISRVAISHGALSVKVGDGKKGAEEKVAVLDSGVSVGELVQALNKLGVSPKDLITILQSIKSAGALHGELEVL, encoded by the coding sequence ATGAATAAAATCACAAACTTTCTGATTCTTTCCGCTGTCTTGTTTTTCTCTTTGATCGAGTCAGCCAATGCCGCTCGCCTGAAGGACATCGCCAGCATTCGTGGCGTGCGTGAAAATCAGTTGATTGGTTACGGTATCGTGGTCGGCCTTAAAGGCACCGGCGACGGTAAGAATGAATTTATGAGCAAGAGCATGGTGCGCATGCTGGACAAGCTGGGAATGAAACTGGACAACGTGGATTTCTCAAGCAAAAACGTGGCGGCGGTGATCGTGACAGCGACCATGCCGGCGTTCGGCAAAGCGGGCAACCCGATCGACATCACAGTCAGTGCGATCGGTGAGGCGTCTTCCTTGCAGGGGGGCACATTGTTGCAGACGCCTCTGCGTGCTGCCAATGAACAGGTGTTTGCGGTGGCTCAGGGAAGTATCGTGATCGGTGGCGATGGCAAAGATTCGCACACCACTGCGGGCCGTATCCCGAATGGTGCAACGATTGAGCGTGATATGACAGCGGATTTTTCCTCCAGAAAAATGTACCGTCTGACGTTGATCAATCCGGATTTCACCACAGCGGCGCGCTCTATTCTGACGATCAATAAAGAGCTGGGTGGTCACTATGCTTCGGCAAAGGATTCCGGCACGATTGATATCATCACACCGTTTGCTTATGAAAATCGCGGTGTGGAGCTTCTGGCGACGATTGAATCCATTGAGATCAATCCCGACATGAAAGCCCGTGTTGTTGTGAATGAAAAAACAGGAACGATTGTTATCGGTGACAAAGTGAAGATCTCACGCGTTGCTATCTCACACGGAGCACTGTCAGTGAAAGTGGGCGATGGCAAAAAAGGTGCGGAAGAAAAAGTGGCGGTTCTCGACAGTGGTGTCAGCGTCGGTGAACTGGTCCAGGCACTTAACAAGCTGGGAGTCTCGCCTAAGGACCTGATTACAATACTTCAGTCCATAAAATCAGCTGGAGCTTTGCACGGGGAACTCGAAGTTTTATGA
- a CDS encoding rod-binding protein yields the protein MSDVGSGGFKPIGNRMMGRPEQKAPEQKLREVSDMYEKHFLREMMKAMRSTVKEGGFIQSNQAEKIFREQLDDQYVEKWGERGGIGLSNMIYDQLMNKFGVAMGVRAPVTKPVGPLAMDEKSNLALKPFQHPGKKQALSYRIDTESAPGAASEVKAPWDGVLLGKRSLADDQTLVEIGHDNGLKSQMVFKGGLSKVSTGEKLQAGDTLGFLSPEAKSLYWTIEPQSEPRPETVSE from the coding sequence ATGAGCGATGTGGGATCCGGCGGTTTTAAACCCATTGGCAATCGTATGATGGGGCGGCCTGAACAAAAGGCGCCTGAGCAGAAGCTGCGCGAAGTTTCTGACATGTACGAAAAACATTTCCTGCGGGAGATGATGAAAGCCATGCGTTCCACCGTCAAAGAAGGCGGCTTCATTCAGTCCAATCAGGCTGAAAAAATTTTCCGTGAACAATTGGACGACCAGTATGTTGAAAAGTGGGGCGAACGCGGTGGTATCGGTTTGTCCAACATGATCTATGATCAGCTGATGAATAAATTCGGTGTGGCCATGGGTGTCCGTGCACCTGTCACAAAGCCTGTAGGACCTTTGGCTATGGATGAAAAAAGCAACCTGGCTTTGAAGCCATTCCAGCATCCAGGAAAGAAGCAGGCCCTGTCTTACCGTATCGACACTGAATCAGCCCCTGGAGCGGCTTCCGAGGTGAAGGCCCCTTGGGACGGAGTGCTTCTTGGCAAACGCAGTCTGGCTGATGACCAGACCCTGGTCGAGATCGGTCACGACAATGGTCTAAAGAGCCAGATGGTTTTCAAAGGCGGACTGTCAAAAGTTTCGACAGGGGAAAAACTGCAAGCTGGCGACACCCTTGGCTTTTTAAGTCCAGAGGCGAAATCACTCTACTGGACCATCGAACCACAGAGTGAACCTAGACCAGAAACTGTCTCAGAATGA
- the flgM gene encoding flagellar biosynthesis anti-sigma factor FlgM, with protein MKITHNKVGQNLNLTDSSRADNAAGIKGKADNIGAAKADVLTSSNLGESSRVELSPRAQEAKRIKELALATPDVDEAKVAKFRALIDEGKYKVDAKAIADKMVDEHLEF; from the coding sequence ATGAAGATCACGCACAATAAAGTCGGTCAAAATTTGAATCTTACTGATTCTTCCAGAGCTGACAACGCCGCTGGTATCAAAGGCAAAGCGGATAATATCGGCGCGGCGAAAGCTGACGTTCTGACTTCCTCCAATCTTGGCGAATCTTCACGTGTGGAACTTTCTCCTCGTGCACAAGAAGCAAAACGCATCAAGGAACTTGCCTTGGCAACTCCGGATGTTGATGAAGCTAAAGTTGCAAAATTCCGTGCACTGATCGACGAAGGCAAATACAAAGTTGACGCCAAAGCCATCGCCGACAAAATGGTCGACGAACATTTGGAATTTTAG
- a CDS encoding flagellar protein FlgN yields MMDATIERAFHKLESNLEELTKIYRSLLDIVRKEKEILLKADREALDESNKLKEELLFKLRAQDSLRSRYAMELATLVGADVENPRLLELAQKLAGTPAADRLRTQHAALDILIKRITEINKDNEEYTKSALSTLNGALNNIKDTLSGKKTYGGKGQVKQGPQVAGNFVSKEA; encoded by the coding sequence ATGATGGATGCAACAATCGAAAGAGCGTTTCACAAGTTAGAATCAAATCTCGAAGAACTTACCAAAATCTACCGTTCACTGCTGGATATCGTTCGCAAAGAAAAAGAAATTCTTTTGAAGGCGGATCGTGAAGCATTGGATGAAAGCAACAAACTGAAAGAAGAGTTGCTGTTCAAGCTGCGCGCTCAGGATTCCCTGCGTTCCCGCTATGCGATGGAACTGGCGACCCTGGTGGGTGCAGATGTTGAAAATCCACGTTTGCTGGAGCTTGCACAAAAACTTGCAGGCACTCCGGCTGCCGACCGTCTGCGCACGCAGCACGCGGCGCTGGATATTCTGATCAAACGCATCACTGAAATTAACAAAGACAACGAAGAATACACAAAGTCTGCTCTGTCGACATTGAACGGCGCTTTGAATAATATCAAAGACACGCTTTCCGGCAAGAAAACTTACGGAGGCAAAGGCCAGGTAAAACAAGGCCCACAAGTCGCAGGCAACTTCGTTTCGAAAGAAGCGTAG
- the flgK gene encoding flagellar hook-associated protein FlgK: MSKISAMMDTGKRSLMNSQTALQTVGHNIANKSTEGFSRQRVELQTNTPITEGNLQIGMGARAGVVTRVNNPWLEKQIQREGMSMGFQDSRADALGRVEQIYNEQNNKGLNQYMTDFFNSFRELSNNPESLASRTMVRESSVALTKDFGRVVGQLKAVQEDLDGQIKTTVEEVNQLSKEIASLNEKVQMVEVQGTPANDERDRRDLLLKKLGEKIDISWAEGRDGMVTVTAGRTAILVSGIGSSELKARQTDARDRVEVFFEGSSSTSANITEQITGGRIGGALDVRDKVIEDLLGHVDNMAYTLAKEVNTAHIEGFDKSGRNGVLFFDMPDQVKGAASVIGLNKTVFNDVGRIATGAQPGAAGDNTVANVISALQYRQVMDGGTSTLDDYYSTQVGQIGAVAQRAVKAQESQKNVISQLTNIRESISGVSLDEETTKMIEFQKTYDASARLIKTADEMFDTVLNLKRM; the protein is encoded by the coding sequence ATGTCTAAAATCTCGGCTATGATGGATACGGGCAAACGCTCTCTGATGAACTCTCAGACGGCGTTGCAAACGGTCGGTCATAACATCGCCAATAAATCGACTGAAGGTTTCTCTCGTCAAAGAGTGGAGCTTCAGACGAACACGCCTATCACTGAAGGAAATCTTCAGATCGGGATGGGTGCCCGGGCAGGGGTCGTTACCCGCGTCAACAATCCATGGCTTGAAAAGCAAATCCAGCGCGAAGGCATGAGCATGGGCTTCCAGGACTCCCGTGCGGATGCTCTGGGTCGTGTTGAGCAGATTTACAATGAACAAAACAACAAGGGTTTGAATCAGTACATGACTGATTTCTTCAACTCTTTCCGTGAACTTTCCAACAACCCTGAAAGTTTGGCTTCCCGTACGATGGTGCGTGAATCCTCTGTGGCGCTGACCAAAGATTTCGGTCGCGTGGTGGGTCAGTTGAAGGCGGTTCAGGAAGACCTTGATGGTCAGATCAAAACGACCGTCGAAGAGGTCAACCAGTTGTCCAAAGAGATCGCCTCCCTGAACGAAAAGGTTCAGATGGTTGAGGTGCAGGGAACCCCTGCCAATGACGAGCGTGACCGCCGTGATCTTTTGTTGAAAAAACTGGGTGAAAAAATCGACATTTCCTGGGCTGAAGGCAGAGACGGCATGGTGACGGTGACTGCGGGTCGCACGGCGATTCTGGTTTCCGGTATCGGTTCTTCTGAATTGAAAGCCCGTCAGACGGATGCCCGTGACCGTGTGGAAGTCTTCTTTGAAGGCAGCAGTTCCACATCTGCGAACATCACCGAACAAATCACCGGGGGCCGCATTGGTGGTGCCCTGGATGTGCGTGACAAGGTGATCGAGGATCTTTTGGGGCATGTTGATAACATGGCCTACACTTTGGCTAAAGAGGTCAATACCGCTCATATCGAGGGGTTTGATAAAAGCGGCCGCAATGGTGTTTTGTTCTTTGATATGCCTGATCAGGTAAAAGGCGCCGCATCGGTTATCGGTCTGAATAAGACTGTCTTTAACGATGTGGGAAGAATCGCGACTGGAGCCCAGCCGGGTGCTGCCGGTGACAACACCGTGGCCAATGTGATCTCGGCTTTGCAATATCGTCAGGTGATGGATGGTGGCACCTCCACATTGGATGATTACTACAGCACGCAGGTGGGGCAGATCGGTGCGGTGGCCCAGCGTGCGGTGAAAGCTCAGGAGTCACAGAAGAATGTGATTTCCCAGCTGACCAATATTCGTGAAAGCATTAGTGGCGTCAGCCTTGATGAAGAAACCACGAAGATGATCGAATTCCAAAAGACTTACGATGCGTCTGCGCGTTTGATCAAAACCGCCGACGAAATGTTTGATACAGTACTGAATCTAAAACGGATGTGA
- the flgL gene encoding flagellar hook-associated protein FlgL, which produces MRIADKMSFNQVNQNLTKNRSEMADLQNQAATQKRINKPSDDPLASARVLTARTEERGNTQFIKNINNARSFLEFSDQSLSELTEILVRAKELAVSQSNDASGNEESRMVTASEIEQIYNQSIQIGNRKLGERYIFGGQKTQNTPFNQTGEYFGNDSDMKIQTQKDSFVAMNLPGSKVFLGRGLGGDGIVRAQYETPTDVESLKDFQNQEIERQQINEEVDSNFLTTRGPASESGRQSRADRQDPVTGSVGVNLFSTLKNLEISLKTNDKSGVQEALDTLDQAISQVVLARSEVGSRIMAVNSTNDSLQKAVVDNKVTASQLEDADAFQVISDINKTDSTLKATLETSGKLIQPSLLDFLR; this is translated from the coding sequence GTGAGAATCGCGGATAAGATGTCTTTCAATCAGGTAAACCAGAATCTGACCAAGAACCGGTCAGAGATGGCTGATTTGCAGAATCAGGCTGCGACTCAAAAGCGTATCAACAAGCCGTCGGATGACCCTTTGGCTTCGGCGCGTGTTCTGACGGCGCGAACCGAAGAACGCGGCAACACTCAGTTCATTAAAAACATCAATAACGCCCGAAGCTTCCTGGAGTTTTCGGATCAGTCCCTGAGCGAACTGACCGAGATCCTGGTGCGCGCAAAAGAACTGGCAGTCAGCCAGTCGAATGATGCCAGCGGTAACGAAGAAAGCCGAATGGTCACTGCCAGCGAGATCGAGCAGATCTACAATCAGTCCATCCAGATCGGTAACCGCAAGCTGGGTGAAAGATATATCTTCGGGGGTCAGAAGACCCAGAATACGCCATTCAATCAGACCGGCGAGTACTTTGGTAACGACTCGGACATGAAGATTCAGACCCAGAAGGATTCCTTCGTGGCGATGAACCTTCCGGGCAGCAAAGTGTTCTTGGGCCGTGGTTTGGGCGGGGACGGGATTGTTCGTGCCCAGTACGAGACTCCTACGGATGTAGAGTCCCTGAAGGACTTCCAAAATCAGGAAATCGAGCGTCAACAGATCAATGAGGAAGTGGACTCCAACTTCCTGACAACACGTGGTCCTGCGTCAGAGTCGGGCCGCCAAAGCCGCGCTGACAGGCAGGATCCGGTGACGGGCTCTGTGGGCGTGAATTTGTTCTCGACGCTTAAGAATCTGGAGATTTCCCTGAAAACCAACGATAAATCGGGGGTTCAGGAGGCTTTGGATACCCTGGATCAGGCTATTTCCCAGGTGGTTTTGGCTCGTTCCGAAGTTGGGTCCAGAATTATGGCCGTCAATAGCACCAACGATTCCCTGCAAAAGGCCGTGGTGGACAATAAAGTAACGGCTTCCCAGCTGGAAGATGCCGATGCTTTCCAGGTTATTTCCGACATCAATAAGACCGATAGCACCCTCAAAGCGACTCTCGAAACGTCCGGTAAGCTTATTCAGCCAAGCCTTCTTGACTTTCTAAGATAA
- the csrA gene encoding carbon storage regulator CsrA — MLVLTRKLGESIAIDDHIKIRVVQIKGKQVRLGIEAPKDTKIHREEVYVAIQDQNQQSATTDADKTRNIAKLLKP, encoded by the coding sequence ATGCTGGTTCTCACACGGAAGTTGGGTGAAAGCATCGCTATCGATGACCACATCAAAATCAGAGTAGTTCAAATTAAAGGTAAACAGGTCCGTCTAGGCATCGAAGCGCCCAAAGATACCAAAATCCACCGTGAAGAAGTTTACGTTGCGATCCAGGACCAGAATCAGCAATCTGCTACCACAGATGCCGATAAAACACGCAATATCGCTAAGTTGTTGAAACCATAG
- the fliW gene encoding flagellar assembly protein FliW gives MIISTSRFGQVELKQEDVLTFTEGLLGFADLRKFVLLDDPNDEIFAWLQSCEAPAIAFPVLEPELFAPQYKATLTKGDMEALKLTAQDKARYFSIVTIPDDPTLMTANLKAPVVVNIEARTARQCVLQDNNLAIREPIFTKLQQRVVQNPAVAIKNQSTGIDVATKLHVVRDAEL, from the coding sequence ATGATCATTTCAACATCGAGATTCGGCCAAGTTGAGCTGAAACAAGAAGATGTTCTGACTTTCACCGAAGGCCTGTTGGGCTTCGCTGATTTGCGCAAGTTCGTCCTTCTTGACGATCCGAATGATGAAATCTTCGCGTGGTTGCAAAGCTGTGAAGCCCCTGCAATTGCATTCCCGGTACTTGAGCCTGAATTGTTTGCTCCTCAGTACAAAGCAACCCTGACCAAAGGTGATATGGAAGCTTTGAAACTGACGGCTCAGGACAAAGCTCGCTACTTCTCTATCGTGACTATTCCGGATGATCCTACTTTGATGACTGCGAACCTGAAAGCTCCAGTCGTTGTGAACATTGAAGCCCGTACGGCTCGTCAGTGTGTTCTTCAGGATAACAACCTGGCTATCCGCGAGCCTATCTTCACCAAGCTGCAACAGCGTGTGGTGCAGAATCCGGCTGTCGCAATCAAAAATCAATCCACCGGGATTGATGTGGCGACCAAGCTGCATGTTGTTCGCGACGCTGAACTTTAA
- a CDS encoding DNA recombination protein RmuC, with translation MKGVFMNGMTLMAFAAGAVISGLLVYFKLKAQFASEKSQLEADLSTAQMKADLLSQSLSEQKSLMVDARKQQEELSQRMNTQFEVMAQKIFEEKSAKFTDQNHKNISSVLEPLKERIKDFEKKVEETYSTERSERGVLRGELTKLMELNKVMSAETQNLTKALKGEVKTQGNWGELILENILERSGLRKGEEYVIQGTDMDLRGEDGQILRPDVIVNLPDEKHLIVDSKMTLIAYEQYSSAETAEEQERLGKLHIESLKKHIDGLSEKKYHAADKLISPDFVILFMPLEPAFALAFKLKPEIFQYAWERNIAIVSPTTLLATLRTVAALWKQDRQEKNALEIAKRGGLLYEKFAGLLKDLQHLGEKLGAAQKAHEDVLKKVSEGRGNLIDQVEDLKRLGAKTEKSLPQLEQA, from the coding sequence ATGAAGGGGGTTTTTATGAATGGCATGACTTTGATGGCTTTTGCTGCCGGCGCGGTGATTTCCGGACTGCTGGTGTATTTCAAGCTGAAAGCGCAGTTTGCCTCTGAAAAATCCCAACTGGAAGCCGACCTGTCCACGGCCCAGATGAAAGCTGATCTTCTTTCACAAAGCCTGTCAGAACAAAAAAGCCTGATGGTGGACGCCCGTAAACAACAGGAAGAGCTTTCCCAGCGCATGAACACCCAGTTTGAGGTGATGGCGCAAAAGATCTTTGAAGAAAAGTCCGCCAAATTCACCGACCAGAATCACAAAAACATCTCTTCTGTGCTGGAGCCGCTGAAAGAACGCATCAAGGACTTCGAAAAGAAAGTGGAAGAAACTTATTCCACCGAACGTTCCGAGCGCGGCGTTTTGCGTGGCGAGCTGACGAAGCTGATGGAACTGAACAAAGTCATGTCCGCTGAAACCCAGAATCTGACAAAAGCCCTTAAGGGCGAAGTGAAAACCCAGGGCAACTGGGGCGAGCTGATTCTGGAAAACATTCTGGAAAGATCCGGCCTGCGCAAAGGTGAAGAATACGTGATCCAGGGCACTGACATGGATCTGCGTGGCGAAGACGGTCAGATCCTGCGCCCGGATGTGATCGTGAACCTGCCGGATGAAAAACATCTGATCGTCGATTCCAAAATGACGTTGATCGCTTACGAGCAGTATTCTTCCGCCGAAACCGCTGAAGAACAGGAACGTCTGGGAAAACTGCACATTGAATCCCTGAAAAAACACATCGACGGTCTTTCTGAAAAGAAATACCACGCGGCTGACAAACTGATTTCCCCGGACTTTGTGATTCTGTTCATGCCTTTGGAGCCGGCATTTGCTTTGGCCTTCAAGCTGAAGCCTGAAATCTTCCAGTACGCGTGGGAAAGAAACATCGCCATCGTCAGCCCGACGACTTTGCTGGCGACCCTAAGAACTGTGGCAGCTTTGTGGAAACAGGATCGTCAGGAAAAGAACGCTTTGGAAATCGCCAAACGCGGTGGACTGCTTTATGAAAAATTCGCAGGTCTGCTGAAGGACCTTCAGCACTTGGGCGAAAAACTGGGCGCCGCCCAGAAAGCCCATGAAGATGTTTTGAAGAAAGTTTCTGAAGGACGCGGCAATCTGATCGATCAGGTCGAAGACCTGAAACGCCTGGGTGCCAAGACTGAAAAATCCCTGCCCCAGCTGGAACAGGCCTAA